tccgggccgaagggctattgggaataaatggattctcaaaataaagaggaaagcagatggatcgattaacagatacaaagctcgtttagttgcaaaaggatatactcaaatggagggtattgactttgaagagacattttctcccgtagtgaaatttgtatcaataagagttattttggtctttgtggcacattatgacttagaattacatcaaatggatgtaaaaaccgctttccttaacggtgatcttgacgaagaaatctatatggttcaaccagaaggtttcattgctgaaggctttgagcaaaaagtatgtagacttagaaagtctatatataggctaaaacaagcgtcaagacaatggaacataagatttaacgaagttgttttatcttatggtttcgagatgatcaatgaggatcattgtgttttcctgaaacaggaaaaaggaaattatgtcattttatcattatatgttgatgatatgctgatagctggaaatgacataggatatgtgaatgaagtcaagaagtggctatcatcacaatttgatacaacagatatgggagaagctgaatacatcttaggggtgaagatcataagagatcgtcctaaaagacttttgggtctgtcacaagagtcttatataaataagatgttacatcatttcagcatgtctaattgcaacatagaacatacacctattgtgaaaggtactgtgttgagcaagagtatgtgtcctaaaactccagaggaaatagatgagatgaataaaaaaccatatgccagtgctattggtagtttgatgtacactatgttgtgtacacgtcccgatatcagctatgttgtgggcttggtcagtcgcttccagtcaaacccaggaccgagacactggaaggcagtaaaaaggatattcagatatctgaaggtgacaacagattattgtctctgttttcaaggatcagatatgagtctgaaaggttattcagatgcagattgggctggagacctggatgatagaaaattcacatcaggttatgcattcttgctgaatggtggcgccatctcctggaacagcaagaaacaagcttgtgtagctttgtcaactatggaagctgaatatgtggcatgttcagcagctgtgcaagaagcagtctggttgagaaggtttctgaagcatctgaaaattgctgaggatagtgggagtccagtaactgtctactgtgacagtcaaggtgcaatagctttttccaaggatcccaaatatcatagcaaaggcaagcatatagggatggcaattttccccacgggtttggggccccgcggggaaaacccgaaatggggatggggatccccgatttttcggggatggggcgggtttggggtgggtatgggaatactatccccatccccgaacccgtcCCGAATACTTGTGATGATGGGAGATTCAATGATGTAATTTTGTCAATTCTTGTCAACATACTTTCTTCAAACTTGTGTGTTCATGAAAAAGAACTATAGTTATACAATATCCCTCTTGAAGGAGGCCACAGTGAAGGTCAGATGGAGTATATATTGTTAACTAGGACAAAATTACTTTGGACCTCTAACACACAAGTTTCGACTAATGacatggggcggggatggggaatccccgaacccgaaaaaataagAACGGGGCGGGGATGAGAATGGCAAACCCggccccgccccgccccattgccatccctagcagatccttttactaagccaatgactaaagagtcatttaaagaacatgtaaagtctttgggacttcgtagaatgtaacaatattgaaataacaatcagactttgtgttatgattgtgtcatttgccataatttattcagtgtatatattgtatttgttacattcatgtaagatctcggtgagcatgttggcaggtggagattggtccactcacatggacaatcatctctgtttgttaagtacaaataggggtaagaccgttacttatgaaacagcttacgtagcttaaattatgaaattagagacagattcataagttgaggtcgccttgataattgtgtcaagatgagatcatttatgtgtaaataatgatcgaagtaaatgaacccaccatttactaaacctgttgaaagccagattagaattcatatgttgaattcaggattagacgttaggtatgtctagatcgaaatctgtacgatgttaaatttgaagacaacatgcactcttcttagcaaagagaataacatcgtagcatgtgattcataccacatgtgctattgcgacaataaaggtagtaggagaatgaatccctgtttctctactatgtgagacctttgagattatatgttaatctcaattttttgactatttagttgtctacttgaagttttaatcagtgactGTATCCTATGGATCTGGAtcattcggtctatggagcataactaggaaagcgactgattaaaatgaattgattctagctaaaaaggaagattaaatatatttacatcttttgttgttattcactggtcgacccatttctgttatgtacggaaatgaatgtgaatattggatatggaacatgctcgtgacataatggtcattataagggattagagatgttcatatcgatgtaaacgaaaattatttaatctgggtaaatagcaagacatggatatcttcaagataatggttgtgtgtcacttgaagattggatggattacggataaaggctatgtgccaccaggaaagtggctaagtgccataaagagtgtgtctctaatttatttgagtagctaagtaaagtgtaacaactttattagcattgattactcaaagagcggctaagtcaaggtgtaacaatcttcttagcaactatcgctcagtgtgcttgctgtcgcacgaaccattttctctaagtatggattggatgttctcatatggtctatatgaccaaactctctaatagtctatgtgacttattaagtctttgtgacttacctgaatgaactagtcttagtgacttaccttggacgagtgggagatgttggaaatggggatagtggggaacgtggcccatgttccccactacacataatggaaaagtccattatgcccctagtgtatttccctatataaagggggtccgtccaaggctcagggggTGTGAAATTGCGAGTGTgcaacgagagtaagaggagaacatccaaggcggtgggatttggtttgtggaattgcggagggctttccgatcctgtgatcgctcttccgatagcaagtttcgtcattgccgattgcagatctgcgggagatcgctgtaagtttttaccgcatttaattaattcgtctatcatgcatttagaatatatTTTCTACACTTTCTACTTGGGAAATTTGTCTTATGATGGTGGCAATTAACAGGCCATTGGATCTGACCAAAGAACAGGCCATTAGATCTGACCAAAGAATTACAGGCAAGTTGGATTGATATTTGGGAAATTTGGCTAACATACAGCAAACATTATTAGCAAAAGGAATACATAGGTTCAGCGGCAAACTTACCTTTTAGGAACAAAGGGTCGATCGAAGTATGGCATTGGCTGAGCTTTAGGCACAAGTTCTCTTCTAAGCCTCTgtatttcttcttcctcctcaaactataacaaataattgaaagtcttcaagcaTACAATTATTTTGGCTTCATCGAACTTGAGAAACCATGAATTGTTAtgttgaaaaatatagaaaaaggAATACCTTCTGCTGCAACTCCCTTTCTGTTCTTAGTTGCTCAGCGAAGCTCATCCGCTCAGCTACCTAACAAATAATAGAATAACCAAAAGCTTTGTAATGTATATTGGCTTCAGCACTACATGATATTACAAGAAGCAAGCTAAAAAGATTCTCTAGTTAGTTTTTGCTGATGAGAGCAAATCTAGAAAGCTTACAAATTGATCAAACCCAGTCCTTTCAACTGCACGCACATCACTGTGCAAAACAATGTCTAGTGGCTCAGTGCTTTCTTTGACAGGAGGCTTCAACAAGATCTAAATAACATATCAGAAATATTGCAGGTCAGAAAAAGGAAGAACTTGATGGCTAATATAGCAATAACAAGTTGAGGTGAAGTTTCATGTGCATAATCTTCTATAATTAATGCAATCTAGCTTTGTTTTCCCCTTTCTCATAATTAGTATGGTATGTCAGAAAAAGAAATTCTTCAATCTATAGGCAAAGCAAGGCTTGGGTCTAGTATGAACTTTACGGTGTTTATACATGTGAAATTTTCTCACACAGTCTCCTATTTCGAAAGTAATATTTAACATTTTGTGCAGGACATCACCCTCCCAATACACCTGCCGATCATTGTTTTCACAAACATTTTCATACTTGGCAATCACGATTAGAGCACAAAATAAGGGAATTAGTTTAAGGTTGAGCTCATCTAACGAATATATTTGTTTCATACACATTACATTCTGCTTATCTCAGATCAGATTAAGCAAATTACAATTAGTAGTATGATAATCTGGATCAAATTCCAACTACATATCATAAACTAACTCTCTAGAAGATTTATCAGATGAAATGTCATATCAAATATTCTCATGAATTCCTGAAAAGTTAACCTGATCGACTATAACCAGAATCTTCCAGAGCAAGAAAATAAGTTTTTGGTAAAAAAACTCACAAGAGAAAGGCATATTCAATCTTGACATGAAGGTCAACATTAAGTTTGAAGATTGTCACCTCTGGTTCATCTGTGGTCCATGGAAGTCCTTGGGCAATAGGTATGCGTTGCTTCTCCTCCTCAACCAATATTTCTTTCACTTTCTTGATAAATTGTTCTTGTTTAATCCTTCCTCTTTGCTAAAAACAGGACATATAATTTTGTTATTAAGCTTAATCAAAATGAGATAAACAATCAATTGAAGAAACAAAAATCTAAGTTTATCTGACATTCCAAAGTATTAAAGAATCATGAAAGAAAGCAGCACATAAATCAACTCAAAAACACATTTCAGATACTGACTAGCAAGCACTTCTTGCAAGATTTAACTGAATGGTGCTCCATTTAGTAAACAAgtaggaaacaaacaaaacctgTTAGCCGCAACTGCATGGAATTCATTATATCACTTGAAAAATTATCTAGAATTTTCTTTGATATTTCTCTATCCCACATATTTCCAACTTTAATTTACTCAATTTGTTTAAATATAGAATTTATTCATACTTCTTGTGCATTTCCATACTACCTTTAGTTATATTGTCTATAAGCagcctggtgcacgaagctctcgccatgcggggtcccggggaaggatccattgtacgcagccttaccctgctttttgcaagaggttgtttccaggattcgaacccgtgaccttttggtcacatggcaacaactttaccgttgcgccaaggctccccttcacctTTAGTTATTGTATCATATAAAAAATCAATATTCTTTACTTCAAGCAGAGAGATTTTTATTCTGCACAAAGAAAATTTTGATCTAGCAACATACCTCCGTCCTGAGTTTGAATGGGTGTTGGCTTGTCACTCTAAGCATCTTATCCCAGCTCCTCCTAAGACAATCAGAGCTCTGACAAGCGTATATCAGTTTCGTATCATAACCAGTATGCCTCAAGATGTAGATATGAGACTCTAAAGCAAGACCCAAAGAAGTCATTTTGAAATTGTTAGGTGTAGAATCAAAGATTTTCTTACACTACGTTTGTTTCTTCCTTCACCGGATGCCCTTCTCCCCAAACTCAGCCTGCAATCAATTGGGTCAATAATGTTGAATTCGTTTAGTATTGACGGAAATCATGTAAAAGCTGAATATATTAAAAACATAAAGTTTCTGCAGTTTAAGTTCTAACCTGTCACCAATGCTATCTAACAAAAAATAGAAGTAATATGTATAGAAAATACACCAAGTTTCTGCAATGTGAAATTTCTAACCTTTCACCGTTACCGTCTAATGAAGAATTCAACTGTGATTCTCCCGCAAGTTTTCTAGAAGAAGCAAACTCTGATGAAGAGAAAACATATCCCGAGGAAGATTCTACTGTATCAGTCTTGGATAATTGCTCTAAGCCTGGCAATGTCCAATTCATCACATTCAGATCTCCATCCTCTGACTTTCCAGCATCCTCATCCTTTGAAACGGAAAGAAGGTTTTCAAATGCCTTTACCAGATGCTTAACGCGACCAGACTCTGGCTCAGGTGCATCCTCCTTGACCAAAATTTTCGTCTTCCTCACCTCTGAACTACAGTTAAGATCTTCAGTCCCCAAATCCAAGTTCTCACCCGTCCCATCCACTCCTTCCTGCTCAGTTCTATCAATGGACACCCCAGCTTCACCTACTCCAAGATTCGAGACACCTGCCACTCCAGAAGGACGATTTCTCCTGAAAAACTCCTCTTGCGACGCTCGAAGGGTCTCATAAGCCTCTTTTCGGCACTTCTCGAAGTCAATCCCATTCCCCGCCCTCCTGGAGCTCTTCTTGGCGACGATAAACTTCCTTGCTCGCTCCTTCGGTGGCGGCGGAGCGAGGATCCGACAAGGCGCCTTAGGCGCTGGA
This genomic stretch from Zingiber officinale cultivar Zhangliang chromosome 7A, Zo_v1.1, whole genome shotgun sequence harbors:
- the LOC122002150 gene encoding uncharacterized protein LOC122002150, with the protein product MATPSKKLQRSRSHASEIPMASENFDPNIPSSSPLSSQKLARSPAIGSVKSKSPAPKAPCRILAPPPPKERARKFIVAKKSSRRAGNGIDFEKCRKEAYETLRASQEEFFRRNRPSGVAGVSNLGVGEAGVSIDRTEQEGVDGTGENLDLGTEDLNCSSEVRKTKILVKEDAPEPESGRVKHLVKAFENLLSVSKDEDAGKSEDGDLNVMNWTLPGLEQLSKTDTVESSSGYVFSSSEFASSRKLAGESQLNSSLDGNGERLSLGRRASGEGRNKRSSSDCLRRSWDKMLRVTSQHPFKLRTEQRGRIKQEQFIKKVKEILVEEEKQRIPIAQGLPWTTDEPEILLKPPVKESTEPLDIVLHSDVRAVERTGFDQFVAERMSFAEQLRTERELQQKFEEEEEIQRLRRELVPKAQPMPYFDRPFVPKRSEKPRTIPKEPRFHMRPRKPACSRVPCSIDSVEAV